Genomic window (Chitinophagales bacterium):
GATATTCCGGTAGCACTTTCTGAAACTGAATTGCCGCTAGAACTCCCTGCTGTAGATAGTTTTAAACCGTCTGGCGATGGCCGCTCTCCGCTGGCAAACAACAAAGATTGGTTACAGAATAAATATGAAACCGATACCATGCCGGGCTATGCCGGCAGCAGCTGGTACTTTTTGCGGTATATAGATCCACACAACCAACAAGCATTTGCTGCAAAAGAAAAATTAGACTATTGGCAGCAAGTAGATTTATATGTTGGCGGCAGCGAACATGCCGTGGGGCACTTACTCTACGCACGTTTTTTTACCAAAGTACTTTTCGATTTAAAATACATCTGCTTTGATGAACCATTTAAAAGAATGGTAAACCAAGGTATGATACAAGGAAGAAGCGCCTTTGTATTTCAAAACATTGAAAGCAAAAGATTTATTTCTGCCAACCTTCTTAATGGAAACGAACAAGGTAGATTTATTCATTGCGACCTTCAACTAATTGAAGACGACAAACTAAATATAGAAGCCTTTAAACAATGGCGACCAGAATACAGCGATTTTACTTTTGAAGTAGATGAAAGCAAGCAGTTTATGGTACAACGTGAAGTTGAAAAAATGTCGAAATCAAAATATAACGTTGTGAATCCCGATGATGTAATTGCCAAATATGGAGCAGATACTTTCCGTTTGTTTGAGATGTTTTTAGGCCCAATTGAGCTCAGTAAACCTTGGGACGATAAGGGTATTAGCGGCTGCTATAACTTTTTGCGAAAATGTTGGCGCTTGTTTTTTGATAACGAAGGTAAATGGCTGGTTACCGATAACGAGCCAACCAAAGAAGAATTAAAATCGCTACATAAGCTGCTAAAAAAAGTAGAGCACGATGTAGAGCAATTGAGTTTCAATACTTCTGTGTCGGCATTTATGATTTGCGTAAATGAGCTTACCGATTTAAAATGCCACACCAGAGCAATACTTCAAGATATAGTAATTGCACTGGCACCATTTGCACCATTTATTTCCGAAGAGCTTTTTGCTAAGCTAGGAAATACAAGCAGTGTACACACCGCTTCTTTTCCAGCATTTAATGAGCAATACTTGGTTGAAAACTCTTTTACATATCCTGTAAGCGTAAACGGAAAATTGCGTGCCACCATAGAATTGCCTTTAGATATGGAACAAACTGCCGTACAGGAAAAAGTATTGGCATTGGAGCAGGTACAAAAGTGGCTCGAAGGCAAGCCCGTAAAAAAGTTCATCTTCGTAAAAGGTAAGATAGCCAATATCGTAGCTTAGCATAATGGCTCATTGGGTTACACTAATTATTGCAGGCTTGTTTGAAACTGCCTTTGCTGCATGCCTCGGCAAAGCCAAGTCTGCATCGGGTGCTGCTGCGTTTTATTGGTATGCCGGATTTTTAATTTGCCTCACCATTAGCATGGTATTGCTGGTAAAAGCAAGTAAGCATTTACCCATTGGCACAGCCTATGCCGTTTGGACCGGTATTGGAGCCGTAGGAACCGCCATAGTTGGAATGGTATTTTTTAAAGAATCGGCAGATTTTTGGCGCGTATTCTTTTTAGCTACATTGATTGGTTCAATTATTGGATTAAAAGCCGTATCGGAGTGATAAAAAAATGTAGTCTCAGCGGGAATCGAACCCACATCAAAAGTTTAGGAAACTTCTATTCTATCCGTTGAACTATGAGACCAACAATGCACCAACATTTGGCGCAACAAATAAATTGAATTTACTGCATTCTTAAAATACAAAATCGTATTTGCTTATGCTATAAATCGTTCTTATTGAATTTGCGCAGCGATATAGCAAATGGCACCGCAATCCATGTAGAAAGTAGTCCGAAAGAAAGCAGCATTCCCCAACTATTACCAAAATAGTTTTGAAAAACAGCACCCGTGAATCCCAGCATGGCTGAAACATCTAAGCGCATTAAAATTAAAATTCGACACAAATCTACCGGACTTAATGCACTCAGCCCCACCACTATTTTTTCAATTGGATAATCTGCAAACTGTAGGAATAAAAACAATACTAACCCATCGAACAGCAATGCAAAGTATAACCACAACATAATAGACAAGCCAATTCCCTTAGCTTTATCTCTGGTAAGTATGCTGCACAAAAATGCTACCGACACAAAAATTACGGTAAGCATAATACCCGCAGCAATCATAATAAGTGCAGTACCCAAATCGGCAAATAGCAACAGCGGTATGCCCGTTCCAAGCAAATAAGCAGCCGCCATACTTAGCGATAAGCCAATAAACAATGCTATCCAAATTTTACTGCGCTTTATAGGCTGGCTCACCAGCAATTCTATAAACTCACTGCTGTTATATACATATATAGTTGAAAACAATACCGACACCAGCGGCACAGTAAGCAACACTATGTTTAATACCGTAAGTAAACCCTTGGCAGTATTGTCTTCCAAACTAAATGCGCTCCACGAAAACAGCGCCAGCATAATGGTATATGCAATTACAATCTTGTTTTTTAATATATCTATGGCCACATATTTCAAAACCTTCATCATATAGCACTCGATTTTAGTAGGTGAAGAATAGACTTGGCAATGGTTTCTTGCTGTGTATCGGCTTTAAGCGCTGTTACATCTTTATGCAAAATCAATCTACCCTCTTGCATAAAAATCACTTGGCTCACTACATCCTCTAATTCACTAAGCAGGTGCGATGTAATAAGAATAAGGCAGCCTCTATTTTTTGCGTCAATAATTTTTTGCTTTAAAATTTCAGAAGCAATAGGATCTAAACCCGCTGTTGGCTCATCTAAAATAAGCACCTTTGTACGAAACATAAAAGCAAGCGTAGCACTTACTTTTTGGGTAGTTCCTCCGCTGAGCGTGCGCATCTTTTTAGGCAGCATTTTAGCCAACTCAAATTGCTCATAAAGATCGCTATCTAAATTAGCTTCAACTTTGCGGATGCTTTTAATCATTTCCAATACCTGCCCAATAGACATGTTTTCCGGGTAGCGACCAATTTGTGGCATATAGCCAATATGCTGGCGGTAATTATTATCGTTTTTAATGTTCTTTCCATCAAAAATAATATCACCTTTTTCGGGAATTACCATTCCCAAGATAGATTTAATGAGTGTGGTTTTACCACAGCCGTTTGGACCAATAAGCGCAATACATTCTCCGGCTTTCAAACTTAGATTTAAATTATCTAAGGCTCGTAATTTCCCGAAATGTTTGGTTAGGTTTTTAATTTCAATCATAATGTATAAGGTACCATTCGAGGCTTGTTGTCAATAAAATTTTCGGGTGTAAGCGATGGTAGTATGCGTTCTGATTTATCTAAAAGACTTATCATGAAACTTCGATACAACAGCATGGCTGGCGGGTTTTTCTCTACAATTACGGAATACAAACTTAATGGGCGATATGGCACATCGCCAATCTTATCTTTATTCAAATCGTAGCCTTCGTATTTATCCCAATAATTTTCGGAAAAATGATTGAGTGTAAGTGTGCCATTGGTAGTTATATCAAAAGTATTTCCAACAAAATTATTGCGCTCTACTTTATTATCTACACAGTTTGCCTGAATGCGCATTCCCCATCCGTTCCCCTTAAACACATTGTGTTCTGCGGTTATTCTATTCGTCCCATCAAAGAAAATTCCAGTAGTGTTTTTATAGAATTTATTTCCAGAAAGATAGCAATCTGAAAGTTCTTTAAACAATACGCCATAAGCCGCATCGCCCCAACTTTCTTCAAATGTATTGTTTATCATTATTACCCTTTTAGTAAACATAACAGCCACTCCTGCCCCATTTTGCTTAAAGTAATTGGTAATATAGGCGCAACTGTGCGAAAACATAAAGTGCAAGCCGTAGCGCAAATTGTAGTGTGCCACATTTCGCCAAACCACAGATGCGGTAACAAACTCAAGGTATATGCCATCTCTGTGCCCGTGTACTTTGTTTCCAATAATTTGCATACTGTCGCACTTCCAAAGATGCACACCATTGGCAGATTGGCTTTCTACTTTTTGTGAAGCCGTAATGCGGTTATTCTTCACAATACAATGTTTGGAGTATTGAAAGTAAACGCCAAAATAATTATTGAGCAGCGTGTTGTCTTCTACAACCACGTATTCCACATCGTATGCTTTAATTGCGCCCGGATCGCTCATTACCATTCTGCCACAATTTTGAAGGTGCAATCCTTTTATGAGAACATGGCTGCTTTTTACTGAAATAATTTCATACTTCAATTCGCCATCCAGTATAGGCCTGCCAACTCCAATTAAAGCAAGCGGCTTGTCTATAACAAGATTACCTTCTTTGTACGTACCGGAATGAACAAGAACCGTATCGCCACTGCCGGCTGCCGCTAATGCTGCTTTTATGGTACTGTGCTGTACTCCTTTACCCACTGCAATTACAGCAGCATGTGCTGCATTTAGCAGGATGCTACAATACATCAAGAACCATACTGCATGTTTCATATTGCTAGTGATGGTGCCCTGAATGTTGTGAAGAAGATGCGGTTATATCTGCCCAACTCTTTACTGTGGTTTGATGTTCGGCAGCCAACTTTTCGGCATCGGTTTTTGCAGAAAATGCCGCAGTACCTCCGCCCATTGGGCTTGCAATTTCCTCGCTTTGTACATACCACGCCTGTGTGGCATCTATCAATTCGTTTTCTGCCAAAAAATTACCTACATAGTACTTTGCAATATCTTTTGTATTTTGATTAGCTACATAACCATTCAAACAACTTACATCATCAAACTTATATACTCTGCCTTTTTGAGTAATAATTTCTGCGGCAAAACGCCCTTCGGAAATAGACATTTTACAATTGGCACAGGCATCTTTGTGAAGGTTTATTGCCTCCGGCCCATTGCTTCCGCAAGCAACTACAGAAAGAGATAATGCTACTAAAACTGCAACTGCTCCTCCTTTTTTGAATTTTGAAAACACTTTAGTTTCAATAAGTACGGCAATTACAAGTAACAGACCTGCTCCTATAAACAACCAACCTCCTAAAGCCGGAATTGAATATGCACCAAAGTTCAATAATTGCTTAAAGCCTATTAGTGGTGGTTGGTATGCCATGCCGGGTACTTTAATGGCTGCATTTGGATCGAGGTTGTGCCCATAATCGTATTCCCATTTCCAAAAATCTACCATTGCTAATACCCCAAAGAGTACAAATAGTGCCAATATTGTGTACAGCATTTTTTTACGGGCTATAATAGCTGTAAACACAAATAATGCTGCATAAATGCCAATAATGTATGGTAGCACTTTAAACTCTATAAAATCATCGGTATGCAATGTTTTCATGCCGATATAGTGGTTTAGTCCATTTATGATATCTACATCTCCGGCCAACTTATTTGCCCAAATTTGCAGCCCTAAACCTTCCGGATATTGTGGAGCATCTAATGAAATGCTCCAAATGGGCACAAAGAGTGATATAACTAATGCTACTGCTGCAACTACCAGCAAAGCTTTTGAGATAAGTGATATTTTGTTTTCCATGATTTATTGTTTTGGCAGTTGCCAAAGTAGTCTCAATTTCGGTAAAGAAAATATTTGGCTCGCTTGCCTATGAACTAAAATTACAAAGGGCAGTTTGTTCTATTGAACTTGCTGCCCTTTGTCGATTATCTAAAATTTATTTAACAGTACTTCCTTTACTTGGCAGCAGGCTTGTTTAAGCTGAACGTAAGAGGAACATTGCTTCCTTTAGGAGATACTCTTACATATCCTGCCATTTCTTGGTGAAGTGCAGAACAGAAGTCGGTGCAATAGATTGGGAAAATTCCGGTGCGGTCTGGAACCCATTTTAAAGTAACAGTTTCACCAGGCATTATTAACAATTCTCCATTATTGGCACCTTTTACACCAAATCCGTGAGGCACATCCCAGTCTTGTTCCAAGTTGGTTACGTGGAAGTAAACTTCATCACCCAATTTCACACCTTCGATATTATCCGGAGCAAAGTGAGAGCGGATAGCTGTGATGTACACATGTACTTTGTTGCCTTCTCTTACTACTTTAGTTTCGCCTTCGCCTTTTGCTACATAAGGATGTTTATTAGCAGCAATATCGAATATCTTCACTTGATTATTCTTAACTAAATCTGCCGGAACTGCTTGCGCATAGTGCGGCTCGCCAATGGTTGGGAAGTCTAATATCAACTGCATTTTTTCGCCACTGATATCAAACAACTGAGCACTTTGCGATAATTCAGGACCGGTAGGCAGGTAACGGTCTTTAGTAATTTTATTGTAAGCTACTAAGTATTTGCCTACAGGTTTTTTAGTGTTACCACCTACAACCATTAAGTGTCCTACAGAATAGTAAGTAGGTTGGCGGTCAATAACTTTCAAATCTTTGATATTCCATTTTACTACTTCAGAAGATACAAACATTGAAGTGTAAGCATTTCCGTTTGCATCAAATTCTGTGTGTAAAGGTCCTAAGCCTGGTTTTTGAACTTCGCCATACAATGCAGCTTCGTATTTAATAACCGGGATGCCGCTGTATTTTTCTTGTTCAAAGTTTTTGTCGGCAATTGCTTTTTGTATTTTATCGAAACTGAACACAGGCAATAAAGCTGCTAATTTACCGCTACCTACAATGTATTCACCGGTTGGATCTACATCGCATCCGTGTGGAGATTTTGGACAAGGGATAAAGTAAACGATATCGGGGTATTCTGCTACATCCAATACAGTTACTTCATTTTTAATTTCGGAAGTAGCGGTATGTGTTTCTTCACTAAATTTATTGTGAGCATACTTAACAGCTTTCTTAGTTCCTTTTCCTGCTTTGATATATTCTTCGGCTTTTTTCCAGTTTACAGCCATGATAAAGTCTTTATCATTTTTAGAAGCGTTTACTTCTTGCAGAGTGTTTGCTTGTTCAGTATTGTAAGTGCTAAAGAAGAACCATCCGTGCGACTTACCTTTACCGCAACGTGCTAAATCGAAGTTTACACCCGGAGTTTTTAACTGGAATGCGATATTCATTTCGCCAGATGTTTTATCTACACTTACAAAGCTGATATGGCCTTTAAAGTTCTCTTTGTAAGTATCAATTGAAACATCACTTGCTTCGCCATCTTCTGGTACGCTG
Coding sequences:
- a CDS encoding multidrug efflux SMR transporter, translated to MAHWVTLIIAGLFETAFAACLGKAKSASGAAAFYWYAGFLICLTISMVLLVKASKHLPIGTAYAVWTGIGAVGTAIVGMVFFKESADFWRVFFLATLIGSIIGLKAVSE
- a CDS encoding ABC transporter permease subunit; protein product: MMKVLKYVAIDILKNKIVIAYTIMLALFSWSAFSLEDNTAKGLLTVLNIVLLTVPLVSVLFSTIYVYNSSEFIELLVSQPIKRSKIWIALFIGLSLSMAAAYLLGTGIPLLLFADLGTALIMIAAGIMLTVIFVSVAFLCSILTRDKAKGIGLSIMLWLYFALLFDGLVLFLFLQFADYPIEKIVVGLSALSPVDLCRILILMRLDVSAMLGFTGAVFQNYFGNSWGMLLSFGLLSTWIAVPFAISLRKFNKNDL
- a CDS encoding ABC transporter ATP-binding protein, producing the protein MIEIKNLTKHFGKLRALDNLNLSLKAGECIALIGPNGCGKTTLIKSILGMVIPEKGDIIFDGKNIKNDNNYRQHIGYMPQIGRYPENMSIGQVLEMIKSIRKVEANLDSDLYEQFELAKMLPKKMRTLSGGTTQKVSATLAFMFRTKVLILDEPTAGLDPIASEILKQKIIDAKNRGCLILITSHLLSELEDVVSQVIFMQEGRLILHKDVTALKADTQQETIAKSILHLLKSSAI
- a CDS encoding nitrous oxide reductase family maturation protein NosD, whose product is MKHAVWFLMYCSILLNAAHAAVIAVGKGVQHSTIKAALAAAGSGDTVLVHSGTYKEGNLVIDKPLALIGVGRPILDGELKYEIISVKSSHVLIKGLHLQNCGRMVMSDPGAIKAYDVEYVVVEDNTLLNNYFGVYFQYSKHCIVKNNRITASQKVESQSANGVHLWKCDSMQIIGNKVHGHRDGIYLEFVTASVVWRNVAHYNLRYGLHFMFSHSCAYITNYFKQNGAGVAVMFTKRVIMINNTFEESWGDAAYGVLFKELSDCYLSGNKFYKNTTGIFFDGTNRITAEHNVFKGNGWGMRIQANCVDNKVERNNFVGNTFDITTNGTLTLNHFSENYWDKYEGYDLNKDKIGDVPYRPLSLYSVIVEKNPPAMLLYRSFMISLLDKSERILPSLTPENFIDNKPRMVPYTL
- a CDS encoding nitrous oxide reductase accessory protein NosL produces the protein MENKISLISKALLVVAAVALVISLFVPIWSISLDAPQYPEGLGLQIWANKLAGDVDIINGLNHYIGMKTLHTDDFIEFKVLPYIIGIYAALFVFTAIIARKKMLYTILALFVLFGVLAMVDFWKWEYDYGHNLDPNAAIKVPGMAYQPPLIGFKQLLNFGAYSIPALGGWLFIGAGLLLVIAVLIETKVFSKFKKGGAVAVLVALSLSVVACGSNGPEAINLHKDACANCKMSISEGRFAAEIITQKGRVYKFDDVSCLNGYVANQNTKDIAKYYVGNFLAENELIDATQAWYVQSEEIASPMGGGTAAFSAKTDAEKLAAEHQTTVKSWADITASSSQHSGHHH
- the nosZ gene encoding Sec-dependent nitrous-oxide reductase, coding for MSYQKITIALCALTALYFSSCKPKSTNNAVSGDAASKVYVAPGKFDEFYNFVSGGFSGQLSVYGLPSGRLLRVIPVFSVDPEKGWGYSEETKPMLNTSHGFVPWDDLHHVEMSMTDGVADGKWVFVNGNNTPRLARVDLKTFRTAEIIELPNSGGNHSSPFGTENSEYIVAGTRFSVPEDGEASDVSIDTYKENFKGHISFVSVDKTSGEMNIAFQLKTPGVNFDLARCGKGKSHGWFFFSTYNTEQANTLQEVNASKNDKDFIMAVNWKKAEEYIKAGKGTKKAVKYAHNKFSEETHTATSEIKNEVTVLDVAEYPDIVYFIPCPKSPHGCDVDPTGEYIVGSGKLAALLPVFSFDKIQKAIADKNFEQEKYSGIPVIKYEAALYGEVQKPGLGPLHTEFDANGNAYTSMFVSSEVVKWNIKDLKVIDRQPTYYSVGHLMVVGGNTKKPVGKYLVAYNKITKDRYLPTGPELSQSAQLFDISGEKMQLILDFPTIGEPHYAQAVPADLVKNNQVKIFDIAANKHPYVAKGEGETKVVREGNKVHVYITAIRSHFAPDNIEGVKLGDEVYFHVTNLEQDWDVPHGFGVKGANNGELLIMPGETVTLKWVPDRTGIFPIYCTDFCSALHQEMAGYVRVSPKGSNVPLTFSLNKPAAK